In the genome of Desulfuromonas sp. DDH964, one region contains:
- a CDS encoding ABC transporter permease: MSVTRQLKILEFALAATLRQRGRNLSILIVYTLVITVLASILFLTRGLKEEAAQLLARAPELVVQRVIAGRHDLISLDYGKTLAAIPGVGKVTPRVWGYYYDGLTHSNYTLMGVGAAAPVGLELLRGSLPQGPGECALGAGVAGIRRTGPEGDLIIVDSRNTGVVFEVTGVFASDSALLTNDLVLLGEEDLRQFFAMPDDRATDFAVEVFNPQEVDTVAAKIKQLLPDTRPITRSEILRTYDSVFSWRSGMLLTVFASALLAFCILAWDKATGLSAEEKREIGILKAVGWDTADVLALKFWEGLILSLTALLIGLILAWLHVFWFDSQWLAPVLKGWSILFPPFALTPAVDLYQLCVIAFLTVTPYVASTVIPSWKAAITDPESMMRS, from the coding sequence ATGTCTGTGACCCGCCAGCTGAAAATCCTCGAATTCGCCCTCGCGGCAACCCTGCGCCAGCGTGGCCGCAACCTGTCGATCCTGATCGTTTACACCCTGGTCATCACGGTCCTCGCCTCGATCCTCTTTTTGACCCGCGGGCTCAAGGAGGAGGCGGCCCAGCTGCTGGCCCGGGCTCCGGAACTGGTGGTGCAGCGGGTTATCGCCGGCCGCCATGATCTGATCTCCCTCGATTACGGCAAGACCCTGGCCGCAATCCCCGGGGTCGGCAAGGTGACGCCGCGAGTCTGGGGGTATTACTACGACGGCCTGACCCACAGCAACTACACCCTGATGGGTGTCGGCGCAGCGGCCCCGGTTGGGCTGGAGCTGTTGCGCGGAAGCCTGCCGCAGGGCCCAGGGGAATGTGCCCTCGGGGCCGGCGTCGCCGGCATCAGGCGCACCGGTCCCGAGGGGGACCTGATCATCGTCGACAGTCGCAATACCGGGGTCGTCTTTGAGGTCACCGGGGTTTTTGCCAGCGATTCGGCGCTGCTGACCAACGACCTGGTGCTGCTCGGGGAAGAGGATCTGCGCCAGTTCTTTGCCATGCCGGATGACCGGGCCACCGACTTCGCCGTCGAGGTCTTCAATCCCCAGGAGGTGGATACGGTGGCGGCGAAGATCAAGCAGCTTTTGCCCGATACCCGCCCGATCACCCGCAGTGAGATCCTGCGTACCTACGATTCGGTCTTCAGCTGGCGCAGCGGCATGCTGCTCACCGTCTTTGCTTCCGCGCTGCTCGCCTTCTGTATCCTCGCCTGGGACAAGGCGACCGGTCTCAGTGCCGAGGAGAAGCGGGAGATCGGGATACTCAAGGCGGTCGGCTGGGATACGGCCGATGTCCTGGCCCTCAAATTCTGGGAAGGGCTCATCCTCTCCCTCACGGCGCTGCTGATCGGCCTCATCCTCGCCTGGCTCCATGTCTTCTGGTTCGACTCCCAGTGGCTGGCGCCGGTGCTCAAGGGGTGGTCGATCCTCTTTCCCCCCTTCGCGCTGACGCCGGCCGTCGATCTCTACCAGCTCTGCGTGATTGCGTTTTTGACCGTCACCCCGTACGTGGCCAGCACCGTCATCCCTTCGTGGAAGGCTGCAATCACCGACCCGGAAAGCATGATGAGGAGCTGA
- a CDS encoding ABC transporter ATP-binding protein, whose translation MAPLIETMDLYKTYNPGRPDEIRALQGVSVQIEAGEVVALKGPSGSGKTTLLSLLGCMSRPTSGRVTVAGRDVSRLPERFLTEVRRQTFGFIFQQFNLLRDVGVLENVLLPLYPQDCPPREMQRRATELLDQLGLGQRRQLKVRQLSGGEQQRVAIARALVNAPQIVVADEPTAHLDSELAAELLEILTGLQREGKTIVIATHDRFVFEHPLITRVVAMRDGRLAVEAP comes from the coding sequence ATGGCGCCGCTGATTGAAACCATGGATCTGTACAAGACCTACAACCCGGGGCGACCGGATGAAATCCGTGCCCTGCAGGGGGTGTCGGTGCAGATCGAGGCGGGGGAGGTGGTGGCCCTCAAGGGTCCGAGCGGGTCGGGCAAGACCACGCTGCTGAGCCTGCTCGGCTGCATGAGCCGCCCCACTTCGGGGCGGGTGACGGTGGCCGGGCGCGATGTCTCCCGTCTGCCGGAGCGTTTTCTGACCGAGGTCCGCCGTCAGACCTTCGGATTCATTTTTCAGCAATTCAACCTGCTGCGGGATGTCGGGGTGCTGGAAAATGTCCTGCTCCCCCTCTACCCGCAGGATTGCCCGCCGCGGGAGATGCAGCGCCGTGCCACGGAACTGCTCGACCAGCTTGGCCTGGGCCAGCGGCGCCAGCTCAAGGTCCGCCAGCTCTCCGGCGGCGAACAGCAGCGGGTGGCGATTGCGCGGGCGCTGGTCAACGCGCCGCAGATCGTGGTCGCCGATGAGCCGACCGCTCATCTCGACAGTGAGTTGGCGGCAGAACTGCTGGAAATTTTGACGGGTCTGCAGCGGGAGGGGAAGACCATTGTCATCGCCACCCATGACCGCTTCGTCTTCGAACATCCGCTGATCACCCGGGTGGTGGCAATGCGTGACGGGCGCCTCGCGGTGGAGGCGCCGTGA
- a CDS encoding GSU3473 family protein, whose product MMIQVQYTDGRHDMVKAHLLDRLFESHKLARFRRRAGWVVVGKDPVRRKPSALLTPRPGDRRHAHV is encoded by the coding sequence ATGATGATCCAGGTTCAGTATACCGATGGCCGGCACGATATGGTCAAAGCGCATCTGCTCGACCGCCTCTTTGAATCCCACAAGCTGGCCCGCTTTCGCCGCCGCGCCGGCTGGGTGGTCGTCGGCAAGGATCCGGTCCGGCGAAAACCGTCCGCACTGCTCACGCCAAGGCCGGGGGACCGGCGCCACGCTCACGTCTGA
- the tnpA gene encoding IS200/IS605 family transposase, producing MSEYVHKSHNVSVLLYHLVCPAKYRRVVFTPEVDGWLKEVCLEIAKRYEIQFVEIGTDKDHVHFLVQSVPMYSPTQIARVIKSITAREIFKRVPSVKKQLWGGEFWTKGYFVNTVGQKGNEKTIATYVRNQGREKEYQQLHREQLTLFDTP from the coding sequence ATGAGCGAATATGTACACAAAAGTCATAATGTTTCTGTGCTGTTATACCATCTTGTTTGCCCAGCAAAATACCGCCGGGTTGTTTTCACCCCAGAGGTTGATGGCTGGCTCAAAGAGGTCTGCCTTGAGATCGCCAAAAGATACGAGATTCAGTTCGTAGAAATTGGGACCGACAAAGACCATGTTCACTTTTTGGTGCAGTCGGTTCCAATGTACAGCCCAACGCAGATTGCACGAGTCATCAAAAGCATTACGGCCAGAGAAATATTCAAACGAGTCCCATCGGTTAAAAAGCAACTATGGGGTGGCGAATTTTGGACAAAGGGCTATTTTGTGAACACTGTAGGCCAAAAGGGTAATGAGAAAACCATTGCGACCTATGTTAGAAATCAAGGCCGAGAAAAAGAGTATCAGCAATTGCACCGCGAGCAGTTAACGCTTTTTGATACCCCGTAG
- the aroF gene encoding 3-deoxy-7-phosphoheptulonate synthase, whose product MLIVMDHSATPEQIQAVIETVTAAGLQAEPIPGSQRTAIGVLGNQGPVDDTAIRELPGVREIIHVSKPYKLVSRDFHPQPTVVEVGGVRIGDGARPVVIAGPCSIESEAQMLAAAQVVKAGGGQVLRGGAFKPRTGPHSFQGLGVPGLKLLRQAGDAVGLPVITEVMRIEQLEAVCRYADILQIGARNMQNFDLLKEVGRLSHPVLLKRGMSATIEEFLSAAEYLLAEGNGRVILCERGIRTFERATRNTLDLSVVPLIRSMSHLPIIVDPSHATGKRSLVPVMAKAALVAGAHGVMVEVHPEPEKALCDGAQSLTGDGFGELMVDIRGLLGYLGY is encoded by the coding sequence ATGCTCATTGTCATGGACCACAGTGCTACCCCGGAGCAGATCCAGGCGGTTATCGAAACCGTCACCGCGGCCGGTCTTCAGGCCGAGCCGATTCCGGGGAGCCAGCGTACCGCCATCGGCGTGCTCGGCAACCAGGGGCCGGTCGACGATACGGCGATTCGCGAATTGCCCGGCGTACGCGAAATCATTCATGTCAGCAAGCCCTACAAACTGGTCTCCCGGGATTTCCATCCGCAACCGACGGTGGTCGAGGTGGGCGGGGTTCGCATCGGCGATGGCGCCAGGCCGGTGGTGATTGCCGGGCCCTGCTCCATCGAGAGCGAGGCGCAGATGCTGGCCGCTGCCCAGGTGGTCAAAGCTGGCGGCGGCCAGGTGCTGCGGGGCGGCGCCTTCAAGCCCCGTACCGGTCCCCATTCGTTTCAGGGGCTCGGCGTGCCGGGGCTGAAGCTGTTGCGCCAGGCCGGCGATGCGGTCGGTCTGCCGGTGATCACCGAGGTGATGCGCATCGAGCAGCTCGAAGCGGTCTGCCGTTATGCCGACATCCTGCAGATCGGCGCCCGCAACATGCAGAACTTCGATCTTCTCAAGGAGGTCGGGCGCCTTTCCCATCCGGTCCTTCTCAAGCGCGGCATGTCGGCGACAATCGAAGAATTTCTCTCCGCTGCCGAGTACCTGCTGGCCGAAGGAAATGGCCGGGTGATTCTCTGCGAGCGCGGTATCCGCACCTTTGAGCGGGCGACCCGCAACACCCTCGACCTGTCGGTCGTTCCGCTGATCCGTTCGATGAGCCACCTGCCGATTATCGTCGATCCGTCCCACGCGACCGGCAAGCGTTCGCTGGTGCCGGTGATGGCGAAGGCGGCCCTGGTTGCCGGTGCGCACGGTGTCATGGTCGAGGTCCACCCCGAGCCGGAAAAGGCCCTGTGCGATGGCGCCCAGAGCCTGACGGGGGATGGTTTCGGCGAACTCATGGTTGATATTCGCGGCCTGCTTGGCTACCTTGGGTATTGA
- a CDS encoding FprA family A-type flavoprotein, with the protein MTPSVEIAPGIDWVGAKHRELQVFDDLFPTHNGTTYNSYLIRGRTRNALIDTVKEPFSAEFFAKVEKLLPLKQIDIVVVNHTEPDHSGALAGLIEKNPQITVYCSKAAENFLKQLLHKPFKSHVVADGEEVDLGGRTLRFILAPYLHWPDTIFTYLVEDQILFPCDAFGAHYCASKLFDDEIADFSADFHFYFDCIMRPFKDKIRDALAKLDGLPLRMVCPSHGPLLRSSFDHAINAYRKWAAPPPKEEKPRALLAVLSSHGNTRTMAQVVREELERQGIEVNEFALCGMRDDDYRNALEQADVLIIGTPTIQRDAPPHVWHALTLISSVTPKAKLGAVFGSFGWSGEAVKMVEQRLEGLRYKLAAPSISFRFTPTAENLQTCRQFADQVANAVLCEE; encoded by the coding sequence ATGACACCCAGTGTTGAAATTGCTCCCGGTATCGACTGGGTCGGTGCCAAGCACAGGGAACTGCAGGTCTTCGATGACCTTTTCCCGACCCACAACGGCACCACCTACAATTCCTACCTGATCCGCGGTCGCACCCGCAACGCCCTGATCGACACCGTGAAGGAGCCGTTCAGCGCCGAGTTCTTTGCCAAGGTCGAGAAGCTCCTCCCGCTCAAGCAGATTGATATCGTCGTCGTCAATCACACCGAGCCGGACCACTCGGGCGCTCTCGCCGGGCTGATCGAAAAGAACCCGCAGATTACCGTCTATTGCAGCAAGGCGGCGGAAAATTTTCTCAAGCAGCTGCTTCACAAGCCCTTCAAATCCCATGTCGTCGCCGACGGCGAAGAGGTTGATCTGGGGGGGCGCACCCTGCGCTTTATCCTCGCCCCCTACCTGCACTGGCCCGATACCATCTTCACCTACCTGGTCGAGGACCAGATCCTCTTCCCCTGCGACGCCTTCGGTGCCCACTACTGTGCCAGCAAACTCTTCGATGACGAGATCGCCGATTTTTCCGCCGATTTCCATTTCTATTTTGACTGCATCATGCGTCCCTTCAAGGACAAGATCCGCGACGCTCTGGCCAAGCTCGACGGTCTGCCGCTGCGCATGGTCTGCCCCTCCCACGGGCCGCTCCTGCGTTCCAGCTTTGACCACGCGATCAATGCCTATCGCAAATGGGCGGCACCGCCGCCCAAAGAAGAGAAGCCACGGGCCCTGCTGGCGGTCCTTTCCTCCCATGGCAATACCCGGACCATGGCCCAGGTGGTGCGCGAGGAGCTGGAAAGACAGGGGATCGAGGTCAATGAATTTGCCCTCTGCGGCATGCGGGACGATGACTACCGCAACGCCCTGGAACAGGCCGATGTCCTGATCATCGGCACGCCGACCATTCAGCGGGATGCGCCCCCCCATGTCTGGCATGCGCTGACGCTGATCTCCTCGGTGACGCCCAAGGCCAAGCTGGGCGCCGTCTTCGGCAGCTTTGGCTGGAGCGGCGAGGCGGTGAAGATGGTTGAGCAGCGACTCGAAGGACTTCGTTACAAGCTGGCGGCGCCGAGCATCTCCTTCCGCTTTACCCCGACTGCAGAAAACCTTCAGACCTGCCGGCAGTTTGCCGACCAGGTGGCCAACGCCGTTCTCTGCGAGGAGTAA
- a CDS encoding GAF domain-containing protein → MGFDEQTLQALCAQLADDLAATKGTGDAQVEKIVATLSGAFGVSENEVALFRLSADRNLLRFLWPAKLRQVGAIPFSSLDSLAARTAREGVVFLENTFAAQRHANAYEKVRLEPGISSPPKPIRKIISAPILQGETVIGVIQISRKGDLDGPEIDDFSQADADALLILASEVGNYL, encoded by the coding sequence ATGGGTTTCGACGAGCAGACACTGCAGGCGCTCTGCGCTCAGTTGGCCGATGATCTTGCGGCGACGAAAGGGACAGGTGACGCTCAGGTCGAAAAGATCGTTGCCACACTGAGCGGGGCCTTCGGCGTCAGCGAAAACGAAGTGGCCCTCTTTCGCCTCAGCGCCGACCGCAATCTGCTGCGCTTCCTCTGGCCGGCCAAGCTGCGCCAGGTCGGAGCCATCCCCTTCTCAAGCCTCGATTCCCTGGCGGCCCGCACCGCCCGGGAAGGGGTGGTCTTCCTGGAGAATACCTTTGCGGCCCAGCGGCATGCCAATGCCTACGAGAAGGTGCGGCTGGAGCCGGGTATCTCGTCACCCCCGAAGCCGATTCGCAAGATCATCAGCGCGCCGATTTTGCAGGGAGAGACCGTTATCGGCGTGATCCAAATCTCCCGCAAGGGGGATCTCGATGGTCCGGAAATTGATGATTTCAGCCAAGCCGATGCCGATGCTCTGCTGATCCTGGCCAGCGAGGTCGGCAATTACCTCTGA
- a CDS encoding DUF6901 family protein: protein MEHGLSIAYRFSFDNGETKEFSVLLDSETLHMAPPPVPRPPVWTALDSHRCPCCRFDRTTTLCCPIALNMAQVVEEFKEYLSYDEAEVTVTTAERSYVKRTCLQLGLSPLLGIIMVSSGCPSMEKLKPMVRFHLPFASLEETIFRAISMYLVSLYYRQRRGEAVNWSLQGMDAIYREVGVVNKAFAERLREAAKKDANVNALVNLHCLGEMVPPAAEEMLDQLQGHFAALV, encoded by the coding sequence ATGGAGCATGGTCTGAGCATTGCCTACCGGTTCAGTTTCGACAACGGAGAGACCAAGGAGTTTTCGGTTCTGCTCGACAGCGAAACCCTGCACATGGCACCCCCGCCGGTCCCCCGGCCGCCGGTCTGGACCGCGCTCGACAGCCATCGCTGCCCCTGTTGCCGGTTCGACCGCACCACAACCCTCTGCTGCCCGATTGCCCTGAACATGGCCCAGGTCGTCGAAGAGTTCAAGGAATACCTCTCCTACGACGAGGCCGAGGTGACGGTCACCACCGCCGAACGGAGTTACGTCAAGCGCACCTGCCTGCAGCTCGGGCTGAGTCCGCTGCTCGGCATCATCATGGTCAGCAGCGGCTGTCCGTCGATGGAAAAGCTCAAACCGATGGTCCGCTTTCATCTCCCCTTTGCCTCGCTGGAGGAGACGATCTTTCGCGCTATATCGATGTACCTGGTCAGCCTCTACTACCGGCAGCGGCGCGGAGAAGCGGTGAACTGGTCATTGCAGGGGATGGATGCGATCTACCGGGAGGTTGGCGTGGTCAACAAGGCCTTTGCCGAAAGGTTGCGGGAGGCGGCGAAAAAGGATGCCAACGTCAACGCGCTGGTCAACCTGCACTGCCTCGGGGAGATGGTGCCGCCAGCGGCGGAGGAGATGCTCGACCAGCTGCAGGGGCACTTTGCCGCCCTGGTCTGA
- a CDS encoding glycerate kinase type-2 family protein, which translates to MQHPVPGKELEEIFRAALASVDPQQLIASRLQLSGSRLTVTSESTPLTIDLDDYDQLMVFGAGKATAAMARGLEKLLGSRIGNGLIVVKYGHTAPLTRIETLEAGHPIPDQASLLGARRIAALALRADSRTLVINLISGGGSALLAAPRTDSGLALSLTDKQATTRLLLRCGATIDELNCVRKHLSALKGGGLARLLAPARSLNLILSDVIGDRLDVIASGLCVPDPTTFSDALAILDRYRLPDRVPGPVLDLLRAGAAGKIAETPKPGDPAFRWCDNLLLGNNKVALQAASREASSRGFTTTIVTDHACGEARELARRLLAAALDYRDRQRPGRGPACLLAGGETTVTLRGDGKGGRNQELALAFLAAMAELPDLGTGLYLLSAASDGNDGPTDAAGAFACSELLAAATVAGLDPADYLARNDAYSFFDRLGALLRTGPTNTNVCDLQLILIP; encoded by the coding sequence ATGCAACACCCCGTCCCCGGTAAGGAACTCGAAGAAATCTTCCGGGCCGCTCTCGCCAGCGTCGACCCGCAGCAGCTGATCGCATCCCGCCTGCAGCTCTCCGGCTCCCGGCTCACCGTCACCAGTGAATCGACTCCCCTCACCATCGACCTTGACGACTATGATCAGCTCATGGTTTTCGGCGCCGGCAAAGCGACCGCCGCCATGGCACGTGGCCTGGAGAAGCTTCTCGGGTCCCGCATCGGCAACGGCCTGATTGTCGTCAAGTACGGCCACACCGCGCCCCTGACTCGCATCGAAACCCTGGAGGCCGGACACCCGATCCCCGACCAGGCGAGCCTGCTCGGCGCCCGGCGCATCGCGGCGCTGGCCCTCCGGGCCGATTCCCGGACCCTGGTCATCAATCTGATCTCCGGCGGCGGTTCGGCCCTGCTCGCCGCGCCCCGCACAGACTCGGGCCTGGCCTTGAGCCTGACCGACAAACAGGCGACCACCCGCCTGCTGCTCCGCTGCGGGGCGACCATCGATGAACTGAACTGCGTGCGCAAACACCTCTCGGCCCTCAAGGGGGGTGGCCTGGCGCGCCTGCTCGCCCCTGCCCGCAGCCTCAACCTGATCCTCTCCGATGTCATCGGTGACCGTCTCGACGTCATCGCCTCGGGACTCTGCGTCCCCGATCCGACGACCTTCAGTGACGCTCTGGCGATACTCGACCGCTACCGCTTGCCGGACCGGGTACCGGGTCCGGTCCTGGACCTGCTCCGGGCCGGCGCCGCCGGAAAGATCGCGGAAACTCCGAAACCGGGAGACCCGGCCTTTCGCTGGTGTGACAACCTCCTGCTCGGCAACAACAAGGTGGCGCTGCAAGCAGCATCCCGAGAAGCATCATCTCGTGGCTTCACAACCACCATCGTTACCGACCACGCCTGCGGCGAAGCCCGGGAACTGGCGCGACGGCTGCTGGCGGCCGCTCTCGACTATCGGGACCGGCAGCGCCCCGGGCGCGGTCCCGCCTGCCTTTTGGCGGGCGGGGAAACGACGGTTACCCTGCGGGGGGATGGCAAGGGGGGCCGCAACCAGGAACTTGCCCTCGCTTTCCTCGCGGCAATGGCGGAATTACCCGACCTTGGCACCGGTCTCTACCTCCTCTCCGCCGCCAGTGACGGCAACGACGGGCCGACCGACGCTGCCGGCGCCTTTGCCTGCAGTGAACTTTTGGCCGCAGCGACCGTGGCGGGGCTCGACCCCGCCGACTACCTGGCCCGCAATGATGCCTATTCTTTTTTCGACCGCCTCGGCGCCCTGCTGCGGACCGGGCCGACCAACACCAATGTCTGCGACCTGCAGCTGATCCTGATCCCCTGA
- the priA gene encoding replication restart helicase PriA encodes MTESALIATVAVAAPLAKPYSYLVPAELRDQARVGMRLEVPLGRRQVVGYLLALGSGDAAGLKAIRRVLDPAPLLTPQLIRLLLRAADYYRHPPGEVIRCALPAGLSGKGNEVSILHEAVYTALPRDDQPAGSRQREVLAQIRAAGPLSLSTLRTLFAAPHAPLKRLVELGFLAVEEVERHRDPFLDLPLVPDRPAVPTAEQAAGLEQIAAAIAAGGFRPLLLHGVTGSGKTEVYLQAIAGALAAGRRALVLVPEIALTPQLVARFRARFGAGKTIAVLHSGLSDGERYDAWRAIAAGEIAIVIGARSAIFAPLAELGILVVDEEHEASYKQAEGFRYHARDLALLRGQMEGATVLLGSATPALTSFQRAREGQIGYLSLGNRVGGRPMPAVELLDLRQAAPAGVLAPPLVKALTETLERGEQALLLLNRRGFSPFLLCADCGTTFRCPNCEITLTYHQGERRLRCHYCDYVERPAELCPGCNGINILPQGAGTERLEEELAVLLPGARVARMDRDTTTRKGAHRALVEEMLARKIDILVGTQMVAKGHDFPGVTLVGVASADATLNFPDFRSAERTFTLLAQVAGRAGRGDRPGQVLIQTYSPEHYALQCAAQHDYLAFAEQELAFRRELGYPPYGYLVNLVFSGNNGEQVEAAADRFAAGISRHAGAVEVLGPAPCPLARLRGRHRRQLLLKSATRPALRHLLDRLPPLQKSLPAAVSLAIDVDPVDML; translated from the coding sequence ATGACCGAGTCTGCCCTGATCGCTACTGTGGCCGTGGCCGCCCCCCTGGCCAAGCCCTACTCCTACCTGGTTCCCGCCGAATTGCGGGACCAGGCGCGGGTCGGCATGCGCCTTGAGGTCCCCCTCGGACGGCGCCAAGTCGTCGGTTACCTGCTCGCCCTCGGTTCGGGGGATGCCGCCGGGCTCAAGGCGATTCGCAGGGTACTCGATCCGGCCCCGCTGCTGACACCGCAGCTGATCCGCCTGTTGCTGCGCGCCGCCGACTATTATCGGCACCCGCCGGGGGAGGTGATCCGTTGCGCCCTGCCGGCCGGTCTTTCCGGGAAGGGGAACGAGGTCTCGATCCTCCACGAAGCGGTTTACACTGCGCTCCCCCGCGACGACCAGCCCGCCGGTAGCCGGCAACGGGAAGTCCTGGCGCAGATCCGTGCCGCCGGCCCGCTTTCCCTGTCGACCCTGCGCACCCTTTTCGCTGCTCCCCACGCGCCCCTCAAGCGCCTGGTGGAACTCGGCTTTCTGGCGGTCGAGGAGGTCGAACGCCACCGCGACCCGTTCCTCGATCTGCCGCTGGTTCCCGACCGCCCGGCCGTGCCGACCGCGGAGCAGGCGGCGGGCCTGGAACAGATTGCCGCGGCGATTGCTGCTGGCGGCTTCCGGCCGCTGCTGCTGCACGGGGTGACCGGCAGCGGCAAGACCGAAGTCTACCTGCAGGCGATTGCCGGTGCCCTCGCGGCGGGACGGCGGGCGCTGGTGCTGGTGCCGGAAATCGCCCTGACGCCGCAGCTGGTCGCCCGCTTCCGGGCCCGCTTCGGCGCCGGCAAGACGATTGCCGTCCTTCATTCCGGGCTCTCCGACGGCGAGCGCTACGATGCCTGGCGCGCCATCGCCGCCGGCGAGATCGCGATCGTGATCGGGGCGCGCTCGGCGATCTTCGCCCCTCTCGCCGAACTTGGAATCCTTGTCGTCGACGAGGAACATGAGGCGAGTTACAAGCAGGCGGAAGGGTTTCGTTACCATGCCCGCGATCTCGCCCTGCTACGCGGACAGATGGAAGGGGCGACGGTCCTACTTGGCAGCGCGACCCCGGCTTTGACCAGCTTTCAGCGCGCCCGGGAGGGCCAGATTGGCTATCTCTCCCTCGGCAACCGCGTCGGTGGCCGGCCGATGCCGGCAGTGGAACTGCTCGATTTGCGGCAGGCGGCGCCGGCCGGGGTGCTGGCGCCCCCCCTTGTGAAGGCGCTCACCGAGACCCTGGAGCGCGGCGAGCAGGCGCTGCTCCTGCTCAACCGGCGCGGATTTTCCCCGTTTCTGCTCTGCGCCGACTGTGGCACCACCTTTCGCTGCCCCAACTGCGAGATCACCCTCACCTACCACCAGGGGGAGCGCCGGCTGCGCTGCCATTACTGTGATTATGTCGAACGGCCGGCGGAGCTCTGCCCCGGCTGCAACGGCATCAATATCCTCCCCCAGGGCGCGGGGACCGAGCGGCTCGAGGAGGAACTCGCCGTGCTCCTGCCGGGAGCGCGGGTGGCGCGCATGGACCGCGACACCACGACCCGCAAGGGCGCCCACCGGGCCCTGGTCGAAGAGATGCTGGCGCGCAAGATCGATATCCTGGTCGGCACTCAGATGGTGGCGAAGGGGCATGACTTTCCGGGAGTGACCCTGGTCGGCGTGGCAAGCGCCGACGCGACCCTCAATTTCCCCGACTTCCGCAGTGCCGAGCGGACCTTCACCCTCCTCGCCCAGGTCGCCGGCCGCGCCGGCCGCGGCGACCGGCCGGGCCAGGTGCTGATCCAGACCTACAGCCCGGAGCACTACGCGCTGCAATGCGCGGCGCAGCATGACTACCTCGCCTTTGCCGAGCAGGAGCTCGCCTTCCGCCGCGAGCTTGGCTATCCCCCCTATGGGTATCTGGTCAATCTCGTCTTTTCCGGCAACAACGGCGAGCAGGTCGAGGCGGCCGCCGACCGCTTTGCCGCCGGGATTTCCCGCCATGCCGGCGCGGTCGAGGTGCTCGGCCCCGCACCCTGTCCCCTGGCCCGACTGCGTGGCCGGCACCGGCGCCAGCTCCTGCTCAAGTCGGCCACCCGCCCAGCGCTGCGCCACCTGCTTGATCGCCTCCCTCCCCTGCAGAAATCGTTGCCGGCCGCCGTCTCCCTGGCAATCGACGTCGACCCGGTCGATATGCTCTAG